The genomic segment CAACAGACATCTCTGGATAAGATCAAGGGAACAGATCGCCATAATGAAAGTGAAGGAGGAGGTTTTGCGTTCGGCGAGGGAATGGTTTCATGAAAACAGATTCACAGAGGTGACGCCGCCGATACTCACAACTAATGCCTGCGAGGGGGGAACCACACTTTTTTCACTGAAATATTTCGATGAAAATGCATACCTCAGCCAGAGTGCGCAGATGTACCTTGAGGCCATAACCTTCAGCCTGGAAAGGGTTTTTGCGGTAACGCCTTCATTCAGGGCGGAGAAATCGAGAACGCCGAGACATCTGACAGAATACTGGCATCTCGAGGGAGAGGAGGCATGGGTCAGAAACGATGAAAACATGGATATACAGGAGGAACTGGTCTCATACATCGTCCAGAATGCCGTTGCAAGGAAAAGGGAGGAGCTTGAACTGCTGAAAAGAGATACGGCGGACCTCCTTCTTGTCAGGCCGCCGTTCGCAAGGATTACCTATGCAAAGGCAATAGAAATACTGCGGGATAAGGGAATGAAAGCAGAATGGGGGGACGACTTCGGGACAGAGGAAGAGAGAAAGCTGACTGAGGACAGCAGAATACCTGTATTCATAACAAATTTTCCGAAGGAGGTCAAAGCTTTCTATATGAAGGAGGACGAAGAGGATCCAAGAACATACAGATGCGCAGATCTTATCGCGCCCGGCGGATTCGGCGAAATTATAGGGGGCAGCGAAAGAGAGACCGACGTGAAAAAGATGCTGGAGAGAATGAACGCGCAGTCCATACCGCTCGAACCCTACCGGTGGTATCTGGATTTGAGAAAGTACGGTTCGGTACCGCATTCAGGTTTCGGACTTGGTGTCGAAAGGATCGTGAGATGGATTTGCGGACTTGAACATATAAGGGATGCTGTTCCGTTTCCCCGTACTCCTTCCAGAATCTATCCGTAAGTATGCTCTATCGCCTTACGAAGGGCGGCTTTACTATTTCCGCAGGTATGCTTTTCCCCCTGGTATCGATTGAAACAGCTGTTCCGACAGGCGGCGGGGGTTTCGCATAGCCCATGGCGACCGGAGCTGAGAGTACAGGCGAAAAACCTCCGCTTGTTATCTGACCGGAGCCGCCTTCGAATGTGAACCTGTCCCCATGCCGTGGAATCGATTTGCCTCTGACGAGAAGGCAGGTCAGACGGCTGTAACCGCCCGCATTCTTCTGCTCCAGGAGAGCTTCCCTGCCTATGAAATCATGATCCCACTTGACGACCCAGCTGTATCCGGTCTCAAGCGTAGTCTGGGAGCCGTCAAAATCCGTTCCGGAGAGCAGATATCCCTTCTCAAGTCTGAGCGAGTCCCTGGCACCAAGACCTGCAGGACGCATCCCGGTTGCCGCACCCTGGGCAAGTATACCGTTCCAGAGTTTCGGTCCATCGCGGTCTGAAGTGAACAATTCAAAACCGTCTTCGCCGGTGTAGCCGGTCCTTGACACATAAAATCCGGACGAACCGACTGCTTTCTCGAAGCCGCCTGTCCAGTTGTCCGAAAAGGCGCCATGAAAAGAGGGAAGGGAACGGGCGGAGGGCATGAACCTGGACACAGATTCGACTGCGCGCGGTCCCTGAACGGCAATGCAGCATACACTGCTGCTCAGATTCAACACATCGCAGTCCGCATTCCTGGATACCCAGCTGAAGACTTCGTCTGTTTTCGAGGCATTGGGAACGATGAGGAATTCCTCTTCGCCCGTACGGGTTGCGATCGTATCATCGATTATCCTGCCCCGTTCATTCAGAAAGTGCGTGTAAACGCATGAGCCGACGGGCATGCCCCTGATACTGTTGGTTGAAAGTGCATCCAGGCTCGCCTCACTCCTCCTCCCGGACAATATGAGCTCGCCCATGTGCGAAACATCGAAAATGCCCGCACTGTTTCTGACAGCCATATGCTCATTCAGGATTGAGGTGTAGTAAAGAGGCATTTCCCATCCCGCGAAGTCGACGATGTGAGCATTAAGTGCCGCATGTTCAGGGTATAACGGGGTTCTTTTCAGTTTACCTTCAGCCGCGCGATTCGTTTCATTTCACCTGCCTGTGTTTTCCGGACAGCATTTCCTCGAGTCTGCCTGCCATTATGTCTGCCGGTATATCAAGGAGGGTTATCATACCCGACGAACCCGATGCGCTCCCCCTCCTGGTCCTGAGATCGATTAGGCCTGCTCCGGCAAGCTCCCTGACATGGGAATAGAACTGGGTGTGAGCCCTGTATTTTTCCCCATGCTCCTCGCATGCAATCCTGTATGCTTTCTCCACCTCTGTTGTTTCCGCATAAGCCTTGTTTCTCAGTATCCTGGAGGTTGCCAGCAGGACGAGCATCTGCTGCCGGCCCAGGCCCGAAATACGCTCCTCCGTAACATAAGAGTAGGTTGCCGCCTTTGCCGCCCTTACATCCTCTATCCCTATATGGCTGGAACCATTTTCATTTGCCAGCATCCCTGACTTCTCCAGGAGTTCGATTGCGAACCGGGCATCACCCCATTCACTCGCTATCTCGGATATCAGCCCGAGGACCTCATCGTCTGCAGCGCCGTTGACAAGCGCCATTTCGGATCGTGCCTCAAGTATGTCGAAAAGCTGTTCCCGCGTATACTTGCCGAATTCTATTACGTTTGTGCGCTTGAAGGTTGAGAGGGAGGACATGTCGAGAAAATCGAAGACATAGCGCTGTGAAATGAGTATTATCGATACCCTGTTTCTTAACGTGTCCGACTCCTCCGACAGCCTTGAGAGGAAATAAACAAGGTCGCTCGCTCCGCTCCTGAAGAGCGCATCCACTTCGTCAAGAATGAAAATACAGTGGGACTGCCTCTTTTCGATATGCTTCCTGAGAACCTTTCTGAGTTCCTGAGACGAAAAGCCGCGGTCCGGAAAATTCGGATCGAAGTAATTTATCATCTTGAGAAGCGTCGCGACTTCGCTGTTTCTCTGTCTGCAGTTTACAACGGTCCACTCAATCTTCCTGCCTGCCCTGGCTGCGCTCAGTGAGAGCTGGGAGCAGAAACTCTTGGAGGTGACAGTCTTGCCTGTGCCAATGGAACCGACCAGCAGTGCATTCTGG from the Candidatus Sysuiplasma jiujiangense genome contains:
- the asnS gene encoding asparagine--tRNA ligase is translated as MFSSVSSIFDAGEEGRTYRLRGWIYRTRSSGSIVFVVVRDATGIIQCTVKKSELPEADFQNATRALIESSVEAEGVLRKDKRAPGGYELVARSFKVVSFSEPFPITENQSEPFLLDNRHLWIRSREQIAIMKVKEEVLRSAREWFHENRFTEVTPPILTTNACEGGTTLFSLKYFDENAYLSQSAQMYLEAITFSLERVFAVTPSFRAEKSRTPRHLTEYWHLEGEEAWVRNDENMDIQEELVSYIVQNAVARKREELELLKRDTADLLLVRPPFARITYAKAIEILRDKGMKAEWGDDFGTEEERKLTEDSRIPVFITNFPKEVKAFYMKEDEEDPRTYRCADLIAPGGFGEIIGGSERETDVKKMLERMNAQSIPLEPYRWYLDLRKYGSVPHSGFGLGVERIVRWICGLEHIRDAVPFPRTPSRIYP
- the gcvT gene encoding glycine cleavage system aminomethyltransferase GcvT — translated: MKRTPLYPEHAALNAHIVDFAGWEMPLYYTSILNEHMAVRNSAGIFDVSHMGELILSGRRSEASLDALSTNSIRGMPVGSCVYTHFLNERGRIIDDTIATRTGEEEFLIVPNASKTDEVFSWVSRNADCDVLNLSSSVCCIAVQGPRAVESVSRFMPSARSLPSFHGAFSDNWTGGFEKAVGSSGFYVSRTGYTGEDGFELFTSDRDGPKLWNGILAQGAATGMRPAGLGARDSLRLEKGYLLSGTDFDGSQTTLETGYSWVVKWDHDFIGREALLEQKNAGGYSRLTCLLVRGKSIPRHGDRFTFEGGSGQITSGGFSPVLSAPVAMGYAKPPPPVGTAVSIDTRGKSIPAEIVKPPFVRR
- a CDS encoding AAA family ATPase is translated as MPTGVFKDISKLSFDYVPDRLPHREEQQRKLGVMFAPLIEEQFSQNALLVGSIGTGKTVTSKSFCSQLSLSAARAGRKIEWTVVNCRQRNSEVATLLKMINYFDPNFPDRGFSSQELRKVLRKHIEKRQSHCIFILDEVDALFRSGASDLVYFLSRLSEESDTLRNRVSIILISQRYVFDFLDMSSLSTFKRTNVIEFGKYTREQLFDILEARSEMALVNGAADDEVLGLISEIASEWGDARFAIELLEKSGMLANENGSSHIGIEDVRAAKAATYSYVTEERISGLGRQQMLVLLATSRILRNKAYAETTEVEKAYRIACEEHGEKYRAHTQFYSHVRELAGAGLIDLRTRRGSASGSSGMITLLDIPADIMAGRLEEMLSGKHRQVK